From the Drosophila gunungcola strain Sukarami unplaced genomic scaffold, Dgunungcola_SK_2 000018F, whole genome shotgun sequence genome, the window AAACATAATCGAAATACCCTCTGAAAAGGTGTAATAATCAGTCAGTAAACGGCTAATATCTAAATTTAAGCTAAAACACAAAGCTTGAATTGCGTCGGTCCTGTTGCATAAAGGCAACGTGTTTacacaaatttgtttatgttagCTACCTCAATATCGATTTCCGGCTCCAAACATTGTTCGAACAAGTGGTGTTCCTGCTCGATAAAGTGGTCGGTCAGAGTCTGAACTATGTCGTGATCTTTCAAGACGTCTGTTTGGATCGAGGTATGGGTCTGCGTTTCCTTCGAAGCGGCAAAAACTCCGGAGCGACCTGACCGTTCTTCATGGCTTAAAGCACGCAGAGTTAAGATAACAGGATTCTTTGTTGTGATTACTTCCGAAGCTGCAGGAATTGTCGAGGGGGTGGAATCCACTTGTTGAGAGGCACTGGCAGTTCTTGTGGACGCTGATGGGGCTGCTTCGACTGGTTTCGCTAGTAGGGTAGAAAAGACTGGCTCGCAGGTATTTACTTGCAAAATCGGATCGATTTTGTCCACATCTGATAGTTTGGTATTGGCGTCTGGTTCTAACATTAAATCTAATTCATTGTGCTTCTGTCTGCACAGTTCAACTACTAGGGTTTCTTTAGCTTGAAGGAACTTTTGAACCGCTTCATACCTTGGCAAATGACTAATATCGTAACCATTAATCTGAAACAAAAATCGTTTTTGTAATGCTTTGAAAACCAAACATGCTTAATGCGACACTAATCCATAATATTTAAGCATCCGTACGTACATATATAAGAGATCCCTTTTTGTAAACTTACTTTTAACACAACATATTCGTACTCCACCTCAACAACGCAATTATTCATATTGGTTACTTATTACAAAAACTCATattgtattttcatttaattgtatacatattttttcgaCTGCTGGAAGTGTGGCCAAGCTAAGACTTTAATTTGACGGCATTTAAGCATCCATCTCGATAAATATTGTAGTCGATACTTAAGGTAATCGGTCCCGACCGCCGAAGTTTCTGAGCATGTTTTTCGCGGCAAATTGCCTGTTCACAGAGGCAGCGTATCTGCAACAGCTACTATATTCTGCAACAGCTGTTTTttcttatagcctgattccactGCCGCATTAGTGTTTAGATGTGCCTGATTcgattggcgcattagcatttagccaCTGCCACTCCGAcctgtgagtggcacgaacagctgatctgggtttgtttacttttgaattgtcgcaaatcaaaacgaaatgagTTAAATATCATGAATATGAGCGAGTTTACGGATATCTTTAATGTCCAACAGGATATTCATAATGCGACCGATGCACTTGCCAACTTGCACGACAAGAGAGGGgagctgatggtgttgtttgacgggtttgctGAGGCGACAGCCACAATTTCTAAAAAAGTGCAAAGATTCCCTCACATGTGGGAGTTTTTTCATGCCAAAGGTCCAGCGGTAATACATTATGGACCTGCGACCAGGATTTGCTATGCTTGTTCTAGTTTTCAGTAATTTGTACATTAAATAggttttatattcaaaagaaatcaaaactTTCGCCATCCTAACGTATAAAACCAGCTGTTGCAGTGGTGGCACTAACGAAATATCGTTAAATATCcggtatttttttcttaaaaacgtTCCGGGCTGTTTGTTTGCTACAATTATGCGGCTGTTTACAGAGGTATAATGGAAAAGAAAACGctaattggatttttggaCGGCAAGCCTGTTGCGAGTCCAGTCTGAACATAGTATAATTGAAAAGTATTCGGTATTCCAAATGTactaaaaacgaaaaaatccGATATACTTACAAATTTTCGATACCTTTACAGCCTTCGGTTTTAGTATTTTTGTTGAATCTGCCGgaggaataaaaataatataaatttgccAATAATACAGATTTGTGCTATTGAATACTTGTAAAAaccaacaattttttcaattgtGTACTTGCAGATGGTATTACTTATAACAGTGGTAAGAAGTTTgtaagaaaataacaaaacaaatgcaaagTTGTATTAGATTATGAGCAGCTCCGCTACtacgtacatatgtatgtatgtatgtatattgaACAAACAATGTTCCAGATTAGGGGTTTTCCCCTAGATTTAGGGGTTTTTAGATGGTCTAgggggaatatttttttatttaacactgTGTgctttattaaacaaaacaagaaaggaagcaatctTCGataagccgaagttcatatacccttgcagctattgcaaaaattaaatattcttgaaaacattaagattatgatttacttgcgtatattgAAGTTacgatgatttgcagctcaattatttattttggcagctatatgatatcgttttccgattttaataaaaaaaagcgtaattctgataTGTCAAGTTATTAAGTAGtcaacaaaaatttcaaaaaaaaattacaaaatagaaaagttaaattaaaaaaaaaaatttgtttttaatatatattttttattcgattttgatgaaatttaaaccgtaattctgaaatatttatatatatatatatatatatataaagctaTCAGTACGAAAACTAGGAATCAACGGattaacaatattaatatgcattttaattaaattctaacAACTTTAAACTGTTTTGCTAAGATTTATTGGGGCTCCCCAAGTGGCCCAAATCGCTTCCAATTGGAAAAAAggtcaattttattttccaaaattctGGACGCTAAACCGTTTAACCTATCGATTCCGTGTTTTCgccaaaaaatagtttaagacattataaatgtttaaaaaatgtgacTGCTTAGACTTAAAGCTTTTCACTAGTTTTAACACACGTtccaaaattacaatttagCCAAAAATCTCTTCAAACGTCGAAAAATGGCTCTTTTAAACTGAATATCGAAAATTCCTTTGGTAAAATTTTTCCTTAAGCATCAACGAGTCTTTTGATGCTTTAAGGGAAaccacattaaaaaaaacgcgACGTATCCTATACTTCCGGGTAGTGTGGACACCCTCctagtacatatatataaatataaaaaaaatatataaacaaaaaatatttcagatttaaaGAATACTACAATATTTAACAAACCCTATTGAAGATTGGTAAATTTAtaaccaaacaaaaagaaattccAGTTATAACATCTtcctttatttaattaaggaaaAGCCGTAATCTGTCAAATCTTTTCTTAATATCCTTGTTTTTTCCCCTGTATTCTTTTTCAAAGTAGTATAACTTTGTAagttatgttttaaaaaatttgtatttcaataaTAACGATctcaaacataaatatatgttatatgtgtataaatattaattgtttattgtttcagaTTAAAGATGGCAACACATGAAGGAATTCATTCatacttttcaaaattaagtTCCCTCTCCGAAAAGATTACGCGCGATGTAAATAATGTAAAATCTGCGTACAGTCCAGAAGCCTGGCTTAAATTGACTTTAAATGAacaggaaaaaatattaaacagtCACTTAATAAATCCCGATATATATACCAAGTATTATAATAGGCTCGAGGAACAAAAAcgacaaataaaaacagataatttaaaaaatgaccaaaaactTTGCTTTAGTGACGCTGTATATTCATTTAACGGAAAAGACCTGCACACGTATATTTTGCAAAATGTTGGCTTAAAACTATTACATGATGAAAATACCAGAGATAGTCGTGATGAACATTCATTTCCATTTAGTTATCGAACTAAgtcccaaataaaaatatcactAAAGGAATGTGATGAAGTCTCTGATCCCGGAGTTCCCATTGATGCATCGAACGTGCTTTATTTAACGTTAATGACGAACGTTTCGCGCAGCCCAAAACTACCCAGTCTACATACTTATGACTGTGATATGACTGACGTTAACCAGAGTAAAGTAATTACCAATCTAATAAGCGACCAAAAAagtatatgtgtatataatAATGAGGAATGTTTTGACTCGAATCAAGAACTGCAACTCTTGGTCAGTTTTGGATCAAAAAGCAGTATGTCGAACGACTTGTCTGATAATGAAAATGAGTTTAAAGATATTCGACAAGATGAAAATGCTAAGCTTTTAACACCTGAAATCCCTAAGGGTTTTGATTTTCTCAATAATtggtaaaactaattttaaatacatacaaGCGATTGCTTTTATAACATCGCTAAACAtttacaatataaaatttcatctgatgctctttttaaataaaacaaacatacatttttcaaataatcataccacaaaaaaaaatcattgttttACTCTAAAGCAAAACATTTAAGTATTCACAGTTAATTAAACCTAACTCGCAGTTTGAAATTCTCGTGGATGGGTCGGCTTTATTCTGTCATAATAACTATAAAACGTTTTTGCTGGAATTGAGAGTAAAAACATGGGCTTACTTAATGTGTGGCtcaacttaaaataattttaaaactacacTGTTTCTTAAATAGAGTGACAATTCGTGTAGCTGACATATGGTATGTCTATTAGATCTGAAGGGCTATTTAAATGAAGTTCACAAGTTTGTGATCGCAATCCCTACATTCTTTAAATCTGCTTACATTAAATACTTTACATTCCAAAAAGTATTACCTAGAAATAGAAAAACTATACAACCGCaaatttgtaaacatatttCGTCAGTTATTATAAGTTATTAACAGCTACACCTAAACAATGGAAATAGCTTTTagtatttacttaattttctagtcgccttaaaaaaaataaaaattttgctcCATAACGTAAATTTGCAAGTGTTTCCGTTTTTATACacttgaaaaagttaaatcgttttaaaaaaGGTTCTGGCTGACCGTCAGGTCAGTTGCACCGAAAAAACATTGGCAAGATATCGGCATGAAACGGTCGGTTATGCCCTCTTTCCACACAGTCCATCCGTTGGAAACGGTTGGAattttccgatttcagctgatctgaacagaTGTGGCTCGTCAAAACCTAAACAAAGTCAGCAGGTCaaccatctttgtttatgttttgacgAGCTAAAGCTGTtaagatcagctgaaatcggaaggtgGATATGATGGAGTTGTCCTTCAAAGTTTACCTGGTTTGTTTCTGGAACGGCAAAACCTTATGGACCATCCTCTCTACGGATGGTGGAAGAtggatggatctctgtggaaatacTCTATTAGGAACGTTAATTCCACCGTCAAGGAATAACGGGGAAATTTTTGGCACGGCAGAAGGTTTTGCCGTTTCTTTGATGGACGGTGGATGGTGGAAGATTGATGTTGGCTCTGTGGGAGCACCAGTCCACCATCAAAAATCCCAAATCGCTTGGATGGGCACTGTGGGACTGGACTACTACGGACCATCTTTGAAGGAGATGGTGAATGGTACTGTGCAACTAGgccataaattattaatagccggattccattggcgcatttaaaagcctaatgcgcatttatttacacagggaatcccattaggctaaatgctgcatttaaaataaatgcgataaataaatacgattaaaaatcattcgccctaaacgtttttagaaaaaataccggaaaataccgttGCATTAAAGCGTTGAGTAAATTCACtcttattcattatttttaattaatttcttatggatttgccaaaactcaaaggtaaacaaacccagatcaccTGTTCGTGCCACATTAGTGCAGGCACacttaaaaagtccactaaatGGAatatctgcatttaaaattacCGTCGCTTAGGGAATACCCTATGTACTTGTGCCTCTGCTTAATTcgattattttcaattactaTCGAAACTATCGGTTGACTAAGAAAAAGCATATTATCGCTTGTCGTTGTCCAGACGAAGAGCGAGCGAGAGCGTcgtatagtttatttttaattcaattcaagCGCGTGTGTTAAAATGAATTAGCACGATTAGTGAATGTTTATGTGTGCGTATTCATCCAAAAACAAGCGCTGTGTCATTGAAACAAAAGGCTTTGGGAAATTTCAGTACCAACAGATTCTATATAAGTGTTATTGTGTTAGTGCAGACactcaaatcaaattaaagaaaaaaggcATGTATGCTTCAAGACggactttttttttgacaaaaaaagaaactggCAGACATAACCTAAATATGCATAACCTAAATGGTCGTAAAAATTCAAGCGAATAGTttcaaatatatgtatgtgtgtatcAGTGCAGAATAAATTCTGTTCGTTTATGTATCATGCATTGGAAAGTGATTGTTATAtgaacatacatacatatatgtctGTTCCATATTAAGAGTTGCCacgctttaaatattttacataatgACGTATAAGCATCCCAGATTTGGAAATTTGTGGCCAAAACTGCTGTCATTATCAGtaccaaaccaaaaataaattttacctATGTATTTTAGCTGTATTGAGCTCCTTTTTTTTACCCTTGCCTCCTAACACCTATAGTTACCATTTTATGTTTGGTTTCCGACTAGGTGGCAATATCGACGGCAGCCATAGCTGTATGCGTTCACCAAATACAATAGTAACTTGTACCGTCCCCGTCGTTAAACGTGCAccgaaatttaaattcaactaCAACGAATGTATTATTCTctgttcaaaattattttcacatttaaaataatttaaaatttaaaaaagacattaatatattttgtgaaatgtgaaaaattgtaattgagTGCCGAATGTGTGTATGTTTTACTACATATACACACTTTGTGAAATCGTCAAAGTGGCTTGGCATGCATACATACACAacaatacatacatatgtacttatATAGAGAAAATCAACTTCTCGTCGGTATAAGCAAAAATTCTTGCAAATATTCTTCGGTATATTCGCAAAGAAACAAgtgctttaatttaatatattcgCAGTTCTAAGTAAAGGATAACATTTTTCCCTCTGGTAGGTTCTTGAATCTCCGTCTTGTAATTATTTCTGGTTTTTGCTTGTATTGTCTGTACACATAGGCAAATGAACACGCGAATATACTAGTTAATTGCAAATATCATCGTTACATAGCCGTGTATAGAAAAAAGCCTTATATGTTTGTATGTATGGACGAACgttgaaatacaattttatctGTTCATATTCAGTATAAGTAACTGATTTAGTCATCcctgtaatattttaaaatcaaactttaTTTGTGCTAACTGGCGACAGCGAAATTAGAAAAGGTAGACTTAAAATAGGGTGATTGCGTCAATGATGGCTGCCGGACCAGAGTTGTCAAATAAGTtctacatatatgtatgtatgtatataccaAAATAGTGGTGTATCTACATATGCAGTggataaaattatttcctatACTGTGCAAATTCAATATTGCAACATTGCTTATATTATGTCTTCTTCCACGTGAATCagtacataaatattaatacacttatacatatttacatatatatatttaaagaaaagcaAAATTGCCTGTTGTGCAGCAGCCCTGGTAGTGCAGCGTTCGTTATAAGATCAATATGTACATACAGTGggcaaaaaaagtttaagaacACTTTGCACTTCAGCTTCATATAAAATGTTCGTAAACTTTTTGCCCACTATATGTATAAATGTCAAATTTCTTGAAGATGTACACAGTATGTtgttaataattgtaattgtaatagTAAATTTTTGGTATAAAATGAAAGCCAACTTTTATTAAGAAGATAGAAAACTgatgacgatcgcaccttaaacaaacattttctaaaaataaatatttatttacatgtgatcaattttataatcaaaaatcaaatctTATTTTGTTCGGGAAATAAGGATATGACTTTTCAAAACCTGACGTTTGTTCTTCagatgctaaaaaaaaaaatttacaaaataatttgggGGTTCCCTAAACGACTAAATCACTGAATTCCTGAGATTTTCAGCAATTGAGTGAACAACCAATTTGTTTCCTGGTCAAACAGCTGTTTCATCAAACAGACGTTACAGCTACTGTTTGTTAGTCGCCCTAGCTTTGTCTATCTAAGCTAAggcttttgcttaaatttcAGCTAGTTGAATTTGTGTGGAACAGCTGACCGAAATTCAGCAGTTCAGAGATTCTGTCGTTTGGGAATACccaatatattttcttttacatatgtataaagATATCTACacatgtatttatttttgacaacGCAAACCCTTTTAGGTTTTAGaggccaaacaaaaattacattttaagtatcttcaaaaaatttcaaacatatatattgacaTGTAGGGGCGTGGCAGCCAGTCTTTGACTCCCCTTTCGCAAGGTGGTTAGCGGTGAACATCCTATGGCATCGCAGGATCATCAACAAAAATAGATAACGCTTCGTTTGAAAAGTAATTCCTCAGATAATCACGTAGCAttctttcattttcaatttattataatatttgcaGTATTTGGaagtaaaaaaatagatttaagCTTACAAAATATGTGTGTTTATACcctatattattatatattatattatattttagtcagaagtttgcaacgcagtgaaggagacatttccgaacctataaagtatatatatttttgatcagcatcactaggagagtcgatctagtcatgtccgtcagtccgtctgtctgtccgtccgtttctacgcaaactagtctctcagttttaaagctatctacatgaaactttcccaaaagttgtctctctattgcaggtagtaaataagtcggaacgagccagatcggacgagTATACCATGTTGCTGCCATACCATAGGAAGAATcgggaaaaaaagaaaaaaaattagaactttgctgcttttaaaacttcggcatgccgaagcTAGCTTCCGTCCTCgctttttcattattttaatcgATAAGTGTCTGCAAATACGAAACAATATTTTACCGCATGTTCCTTGAAACTGTAAGGAATGTTATGCACCGTAATTTACTTTCAAACGTGTTTTCCCGAAAACAGTATCTTTTAACTGCCGAGTAAGACTTTTTATAGAACTAGTCCGATATTAATAACTAGTTTTTCAATTgttcacaaaacaaaacaacttcaaaaaataattccgctaaaataaaaaaaaataatttttttttaattagataaattgtatttttaaatttaaaatataaatatatatataaacaaaatattttgccttTGGGTAACCTAAATtcgcaaatatttgttttactattataaatatttattttaatttttaagttataacTTACAAATTCAATGTCTTAATTGAGAACTGAACTGTGAACCTACAAGAATAAGATATAAGATAATGATAAGATCTTGATCTTCGCGATGACTCGGTAGCGTTTTTTTAGCGTGATCGATTACAAACCCAGAGGTGGCGGGTTCGAGTCCGTcctaaacttaaaaaaatcgCCTTAAGTTTAAGggagatatttttaaaactggtTCATAAGCATagagcaatttttatttttactatattaatgttatgtatgtatgtatgtatgtaatggtaaataatataagcatctaaacttttgttgtttatttttgtttatttatacagAACACGGAAAGCACAAGGATTAAAGTCAAGTCGTTCCTTTtctaaaaacaaactaaagagttcataaaaattgctATAATTGCTTACGATAATGACGTTGAAGATCAAGTTGATGCAGGAATAGTTGGGAATGCAACTTTTGAAGCTAACGATCAGTTAGAACACTTAAGCACTATGCGCGAAGCGCTTTTTTCCCAAGATGGCTGGGGCTGTCAGCATGTCAACCAGGATACCAATTGGGAAGTCCCCAGTTCGCCAGAGCCAACCAATAAAGATGCCGCCGGACCACCAATGTGGAAGCCAAACATTAACAATGGAACTGATCTTTGGGAGTCCAATCTGAGAAACGGAGGTCAGCCGACTGCTCAGCAAGTTCCAAAGCCGTCTTGGGGTCATACACCGTCCTCCAACCTAGGCGGAACGTGGGGAGAGGACGATGATGGGGCCGACAGCAGTAGTGTGTGGACAGGAGGATCGGTCAGCAACGCGGGATCTGGAGCGGCAGTGGGAGTAAGCCAAGGTGGAGTTAATGTCGGCCCAGGAGGTGTCGTTTCATCGGGCGGTCCTCAATGGGGACAAGGAGTGGTTGGCGTTGGACTTGGATCAACTGGTAATAATATGCGAAAGCAATTGTGTCAAGACTTAAGCTCACCGCCCATAATCTATATACTAAaatgtcttttttttataaaaaattgtttgcttttttcgCTAAATTAAAAGCCGGGTGTGTCTCATTATGGGAAGTAGTTGTGTGTGTATTAAAGGTTTTTGTAATGGTATAAAATATGTCCATTTTTGTTACTTTCATTTTGAGTTAACATAAGAACTAAAAAATCAGGATGGCCGATTTAAGCTTCTttctcattattttttaattcgggtccatttaatgagtttttttttctttcagcaGGTAGCGGATCAAGCAATTTAACTGGAAACACTGGAGTCGTTGCAGGTGGTAGCGGAAACTCCAACAATGCTGGCAACGGATGGGGAGACCCTCGCGAAATTCGTCCTTTGGCTGGAGGCGGATCGATGGATATCCGGAATGTTGATCATCGCGGCGTTAACGCTTCTGGGGGATCTTCTAGTGATCCCCGCGATATCCGAATGATTGATCCGCGTGATCCCATTCGAGGAGATCCCCGTGGGATATCCGGCCGACTTAATGGGACATCAGAAATGTGGGGTCATCATCCGCAGATGTCCCATAACCAGATacaaaatatcaacaaaatgGTCGGCCAAAGCGTAGGGACTGCAAGTACGAATGTTCAAGGAACATCAGGACCGGGCATCGGTCCCGGAGGTCCCGGTGGGCCCGGAGGTCCTGGTCCTGGTCCAGGTCCTGGTCCTGGTCCTGGCCCTGTGTCGGGCAATATCCCGACCCAGTGGGGGCCGGCCCAATCGGTGGGCGTTGGCGTTAGTGGCCCCAAAGACATATCGAAGCAGATAAGTGGATGGGAAGAACCATCGCCACCGCCCCAGCGCCGCAGTATTCCTAATTACGACGATGGTACTTCGTTGTGGGGCCAGCAAACTCGTGTTCCCGGTGCAAGCGGTCACTGGAAAGACATGACCGATTCAATTGGTCGTGGTGGTCATCTGATGCGTGGTCAAAACCAGTCCGGGGGCATCGGCATCGCCGGCGTTGGCAATAGCAATGTTCCAGTGGGGGCCAATCCCAACAATCCTATGAACAGTGTAGTTGGACCCCAGGCGCGGCTACCATCTGTTGGAGGCGTGCAGCACAAGCCAGACGGAGGCGCCATGTGGGTGCACTCAAACAATGTTAGCGGCAGAAACACTGTTGCTCCTGTCACAACTTGGGGAGATGACACTCACAACGTGGGCGCCCCCAGCGGTGGAAGTGTGTCCAGCAGCAACTGGGTGGATGATAAGTCCAACGCGACACTCGCACAAAACTCTTGGAGCGACGCAGCGCCAGTAGGCGTTAGTTGGGGCAATAAGCAAGGCAAACTGCCAGCTACTGGTGCCTCGTCGGGCTGGAGCACTGCGGGAGGAGTAGGTGTGGTGGATGGCGTTGATCTGGGATCCGATTGGAACGCACACGGTGGGATCATAGGAAAAtctcagcagcagcagaagctagCAGGACTCAACGTGGGAATGGTTAATGTTATTAATACGGAGATGATTAAGCAAAGCAAGCAATACCGCATTCTTGTGGATAACGGATTCAAGAAGGAAGATGTAGAGCGGGCATTGGTAACTGCCAATATGAACATCGAAGAAGCAGCCGATATGCTGCGTGCCAATTCATCTTTGGCAATGGATGGCTGGCGTCGACATGATGACACCCTTGGCTCTTATGCTGACCACACGAGTTCAACTAGTAGCGGTGGGTTTGCTGGTCGCTACCCAGTCAGCAGTGGACAACCTTCAATGTCTTTTCCTCATGTAAGTAAACCAGATAAATACGATCGTACCCCCATTTATGAATAGCACCGCaacaaaccatttttttaattaacattttttatacgGTTTAGTATTCCGCCTATACGAAAACATCGTAGTTTCTTTCAAATTTCTctctatatattatttttaaaatacccgaacaaaaaaaatttagcacTGGCTCTGCggttcttaaataattatctGATTTTTTGTGTGAAAAAACCCATTCGTTTACTAGATTGACTTTCACTTCATTGTTtctataaatacaataaaaatggGACGTGAAAAGAACTGGGTTGGCTGGATGTTTGAATGGAATGATCAATAATGCCAGAAAAATCctgaaaacaatattttgaccCCGTTCAAGTTAATAGGTTGATTCGTGGGAGCAAGAAGGCTAAGGCTCCTTTCAAGTCTACTTCTACGCTAAAAAGAAGCTGAAAACATGCAATGCGGCAGAGCAAAAAGTTCGCACATATCTCAGGCAGTATAACCCAAGAAAGGCACCACTTTTAAACGCGAGACAAATGGCCAAGCGCATCAAGTTTGCCAAGGAATAGCATGAGAATTTCGATCGTACGTCAAACGTTTAAAGAACGCAGGATACAAGCCGCAGTACACCACGAAAACTATTAAAGTTAGAGGATGCAGTGCAATTTTATGGTCTTGCTTGAATTATTAAATGAAGACCATCGTGCAGCTCGTATGGGTCTTCAAACAGGACAATGCCCACAGACAGAAGAAATCCAAGGCATGGCTTTGGATCTTCCGGCGCTGTCGCCTGTTTTAGTCCTGTAGAAAATATGTGGTCCGGCAAGAGGCCGTTGTTGCTTCCAAGAAAGCAACCATTGATATTTGTTGGGAGTAAAATCAAGGAGACTTAATTCCTTTAAATCGAATCCAAGACGTTGTTCAGGTTTTATTGCCAATAAGGGATAtgctattaaatattaattacagCTTAAAGACTTAGTTTAAATTATCAATGTTGTTACCTTATTGATTGGTTACTTTTTGGTAAATGTATTGGGGTTTAACTTATTATGAtga encodes:
- the LOC128263805 gene encoding uncharacterized protein LOC128263805; amino-acid sequence: MATHEGIHSYFSKLSSLSEKITRDVNNVKSAYSPEAWLKLTLNEQEKILNSHLINPDIYTKYYNRLEEQKRQIKTDNLKNDQKLCFSDAVYSFNGKDLHTYILQNVGLKLLHDENTRDSRDEHSFPFSYRTKSQIKISLKECDEVSDPGVPIDASNVLYLTLMTNVSRSPKLPSLHTYDCDMTDVNQSKVITNLISDQKSICVYNNEECFDSNQELQLLVSFGSKSSMSNDLSDNENEFKDIRQDENAKLLTPEIPKGFDFLNNW